A single region of the Oceanimonas doudoroffii genome encodes:
- the asd gene encoding archaetidylserine decarboxylase (Phosphatidylserine decarboxylase is synthesized as a single chain precursor. Generation of the pyruvoyl active site from a Ser is coupled to cleavage of a Gly-Ser bond between the larger (beta) and smaller (alpha chains). It is an integral membrane protein.), whose protein sequence is MKDHFKILLQYSLPKHLLSRLVGKLAAAEAGALTQWLIKHFIRRYRVDMSEAAHSNPDHYKSFNAFFTRPLKDGVRPLVEGDDVLAMPVDGAISQLAPIEQGRIIQAKGHDYSARALLGGDKALAAPFLGGDFATIYLAPRDYHRIHMPLDGVLRTMVYVPGELFSVNPLTASRVPELFARNERVVCIFDTQAGPMAMVLVGATIVASIETVWAGTVTPPPGKRVQRWDYDADTAPRLAKGEEMGRFKLGSTVVCLFGPDRVTLSEALIPGTPTRMGTEFGRLVN, encoded by the coding sequence GCTCGCCGCCGCGGAGGCCGGTGCCCTGACCCAGTGGCTGATTAAACACTTTATTCGCCGCTACCGTGTGGACATGAGTGAAGCCGCCCATTCAAACCCGGACCACTATAAAAGCTTCAACGCCTTTTTTACCCGCCCGTTAAAGGACGGTGTGCGCCCCCTGGTGGAAGGCGACGATGTGCTGGCCATGCCGGTGGACGGCGCCATCAGCCAGCTCGCCCCCATTGAGCAGGGCCGCATCATTCAGGCCAAGGGCCACGACTACAGTGCTCGCGCCCTGCTGGGAGGCGACAAGGCCCTGGCCGCGCCCTTTCTCGGCGGCGACTTCGCCACCATCTATCTGGCACCGCGGGACTATCACCGCATTCACATGCCCCTGGACGGCGTGCTCAGAACCATGGTGTATGTGCCCGGCGAGCTGTTTTCGGTCAACCCGCTTACCGCTTCACGGGTGCCCGAACTGTTTGCCCGCAACGAGCGGGTAGTCTGCATTTTTGACACTCAGGCCGGCCCCATGGCCATGGTGCTGGTGGGCGCCACTATCGTCGCCAGCATCGAAACCGTCTGGGCCGGCACCGTGACCCCGCCGCCGGGCAAGCGGGTACAACGCTGGGACTACGACGCCGATACCGCCCCGCGCCTGGCCAAGGGCGAGGAAATGGGCCGGTTCAAGCTGGGCAGCACCGTTGTGTGCCTGTTTGGCCCCGACCGGGTGACCCTGAGCGAGGCACTCATTCCGGGAACGCCCACTCGCATGGGTACCGAATTTGGCCGCCTGGTGAACTGA